Proteins co-encoded in one Arachis hypogaea cultivar Tifrunner chromosome 13, arahy.Tifrunner.gnm2.J5K5, whole genome shotgun sequence genomic window:
- the LOC112736282 gene encoding uncharacterized protein has product MKMEEKLDIMFLHGGDFKKNAEGIMIYSPDNKACLGDLDTNTLDVFYIRNYHKELGYNDIKQCWWHVPGKGLENGLRNVNSDKEIREMVNCARTNEGLIDIYFEHTVSVPEVLEGDNTVVYLDDHGGEGCNAGIDTDVSPPLTQTHALVVAPPIPKVVPNTSCKSSPKKNKTSPRQSQPNHAKTANPSKTTKPLKKTNSPKATKPTKPTKLTKPTKISQPTKPSQNTKSDKSNKQKLSKRPSISKRPCTRSAARGFSSKVFNNEVPFDVSSDSSDSEEDSMFKPGPDEGSSSDSEATGNDPKTGSRIRRNMTHAAVGKRNISPLGKGKEKILHEDDGLVEEVSDAEVDLGFVGCVHEGVEDGLDPGVDSDGTNSWHSEEMKTPPNSKDELEEGNESEEASPLFMEGARFGELHLEVGMKFGTKWEFREAVREYTIQEGRSIKIVKNDNIRCRAVCKVKECSWVAYASRDHEDTCWQIKTFNDDHTCPREDKNMAANRNWVCTKLVKKVRKYSNFRHCEATTYFKTRFDLTLNKNSISRASMDARSVVYEDEKEQYRMVRDYSMTLLKTNPGSTVQICTTPPTRW; this is encoded by the exons atgaag ATGGAGGAGAAGTTGGACATCATGTTTCTTCATGGGGGTGACTTCAAAAAAAATGCAGAAGGGATTATGATATATTCTCCGGACAACAAGGCCTGTTTAGGTGATCTAGACACTAATACTCTAGATGTCTTCTACATACGGAACTACCATAAGGAGCTTGGGTACAATGACATAAAACAGTGCTGGTGGCATGTTCCTGGAAAAGGTTTGGAGAATGGGTTGAGAAATGTAAACAGTGACAAAGAGATAAGAGAGATGGTGAATTGTGCTAGGACAAATGAGGGATTGATTGATATATATTTCGAGCATACAGTGTCAGTGCCGGAGGTGTTAGAGGGAGATAATACAGTTGTGTACTTGGATGATCATGGTGGAGAGGGATGTAATGCAGGTATAGATACTGATGTGAGCCCCCCACTTACACAGACTCATGCACTCGTAGTTGCTCCTCCTATCCCTAAGGTTGTACCCAATACTTCTTGCAAATCCAGTcccaaaaaaaacaaaacatcTCCACGGCAATCACAACCAAACCATGCCAAAACTGCTAATCCTTCCAAGACAACCAAACCTCTCAAGAAGACTAACTCCCCAAAAGCCACCAAGCCCACAAAGCCCACCAAACTCACCAAGCCCACCAAAATCAGCCAACCCACGAAGCCCAGTCAGAACACCAAATCAGATAAGAGCAACAAGCAGAAACTGTCCAAGAGACCAAGTATTTCCAAGAGACCCTGTACACGGTCTGCTGCTAGAGGATTTAGTAGCAAAGTGTTTAACAATGAAGTTCCCTTTGATGTATCTTCTGACTCCTCTGACAGTGAAGAGGATAGCATGTTTAAGCCAGGTCCGGATGAGGGTAGTTCCTCTGATTCTGAGGCTACAGGGAATGATCCTAAAACTGGGAGTAGGATTAGGAGAAACATGACACATGCAGCGGTGGGTAAGAGAAATATTAGTCCACTAGGTAAAGGGAAGGAGAAGATATTACATGAAGATGATGGTTTGGTGGAGGAGGTGAGCGATGCTGAGGTTGACCTTGGGTTTGTGGGTTGTGTTCATGAAGGGGTAGAGGATGGACTAGACCCAGGTGTTGACTCAGATGGCACCAATTCTTGGCACTCGGAGGAGATGAAGACGCCTCCAAACTCAAAAGATGAGCTGGAGGAAGGAAATGAATCTGAAGAGGCAAGTCCGCTGTTTATGGAGGGTGCAAGGTTTGGAGAGCTGCACCTTGAGGTAGGCATGAAGTTCGGAACTAAATGGGAATTCAGAGAAGCTGTGAGAGAATATACAATCCAAGAGGGTAGAAGCATAAAGATAGTGAAAAATGATAACATAAGGTGCAGGGCGGTGTGTAAGGTCAAAGAGTGCTCATGGGTGGCTTATGCATCAAGAGACCATGAAGACACCTGTTGGCAAATTAAGACATTCAATGATGACCACACTTGCCCAAGAGAGGACAAGAATATGGCTGCCAACAGGAATTGGGTATGCaccaagcttgtgaagaaggtGAGAAAGTATTCAAATTTTAGACACTGCGAGGCTACAACTTACTTCAAGACACGGTTTGACTTGACACTGAATAAAAACTCAATATCCAGGGCATCAATGGATGCAAGAAGTGTAGTGTATGAGGATGAGAAAGAGCAATATAGGATGGTTAGGGATTATAGTATGACGCTATTGAAGACTAATCCCGGTTCCACTGTACAAATATGCACCACCCCCCCAACCAGATGGTGA
- the LOC112736281 gene encoding arginine-specific demethylase JMJ20 isoform X1, which yields MNIKKGEIEKVNWKNLSYSEFVERFMQKNQPLLLNGFSEHHNWRASVDWVTPLGHPNFQFFSTNFGDSKVQVADCDTREFTDQKREEMLVSEFIGRCLQDVEGSAVQCSNSHSVPYLKDWHFVKEYPEYVAYKTPMFFCDDWLNLYLDNYRMHTDSDTYQENNEICCSDYRFVYMGVKGSWTPLHANVFRSYSWSANVCGKKRWLFLDPSQHHLVFDRNMKNCVYNIFDEVSDSKFPGFKKAIWLERMQEAGEIIFVPSGWYHQVHNLEDTISINHNWFNANNLSWVWNLLLRDYNEANEYIEDIKDVCEDFEGLCQRNLAANTGMNFYDFFTFISRFTLANIVLLCYINGRHGNITQISSTIAQHLLMNLGSIRKVASEMKDRHALKGNQDRAVDIIETLEDPSFCKLCMDIGRTYAMIHEESHLSFDFERASAGEIVDLTVLKAYTSSQFYTPEDLVEFIDNAVAEHGDCYINSSAI from the exons ATGAACATAAAAAAGGGTGAGATTGAGAAGGTGAATTGGAAGAATTTGAGTTACAGTGAATTTGTGGAGAGATTCATGCAAAAAAACCAACCTTTGTTGCTCAATGGATTCTCGGAACATCACAATTGGAGAGCTTCAGTTGATTGGGTCACCCCTCTTGGCCACCccaattttcaatttttctcCACAAATTTTGGGGATTCCAAAGTTCAG GTTGCAGATTGTGACACAAGAGAGTTCACCGATCAGAAAAGGGAGGAGATGCTGGTTTCGGAGTTTATAGGACGTTGCCTTCAAGATGTTGAAGGTTCTGCAGTCCAATGTAGCAATAGTCACTCTGTACCGTATTTGAAGGATTGGCATTTTGTAAAG GAGTATCCAGAATATGTAGCTTATAAAACTCCAATGTTCTTTTGTGATGATTGGCTTAACCTGTATCTTGACAACTACAGAATGCATACTGATTCTGACACATACCAAGAAAATAACGAAATATGTTGCTCTGACTATCGTTTCGTATACATGGGAGTTAAAG GATCTTGGACTCCTCTTCATGCCAATGTTTTCCGGTCATATAGCTGGTCGGCAAATGTTTGCGGAAAAAAGAGATGGCTATTTCTAGATCCTTCCCAACATCATCTTGTATTTGACAG GAATATGAAAAATTGTGTATATAATATCTTTGATGAAGTATCTGACTCAAAATTTCCTGGTTTCAAAAAG GCTATCTGGTTAGAACGCATGCAAGAAGCAGGTGAAATTATATTTGTTCCCAGTGGATGGTACCATCAAGTTCATAATTTG GAGGATACAATATCTATAAACCACAACTGGTTCAATGCGAATAACCTTTCATGGGTG TGGAATTTACTTTTGAGGGACTACAATGAGGCCAACGAATACATAGAAGACATCAAGGATGTATGTGAGGATTTCGAAGGTCTTTGCCAGCGCAATCTTGCTGCTAACACGG GGATGAACTTTTATGACTTCTTTACTTTCATATCACGCTTCACCTTGGCCAACATTGTCTTGCTTTGTTATATAAATGGAAGACATGGAAATATCACTCAAATCTCATCAACAATAGCTCAGCATTTATTGATGAATCTTGGATCCATAAGGAAGGTTGCATCGGAGATGAAAGACAGGCATGCTCTAAAAGGAAATCAGGATCGCGCTGTGGACATTATAGAAACACTTGAAGATCCTAGCTTTTGCAAATTGTGCATGGATATAGGAAGAACATATGCAATGATACATGAAGAGTCTCATTTGTCCTTTGATTTCGAGAGAGCTTCAGCTGGTGAAATAGTGGATCTCACTGTTTTGAAAGCATACACTTCATCTCAGTTCTACACACCTGAAGATCTTGTTGAATTTATAGACAATGCTGTTGCAGAACATGGTGACTGTTACATCAACTCATCTGCAATATGA
- the LOC112736281 gene encoding arginine-specific demethylase JMJ20 isoform X2 — protein MLVSEFIGRCLQDVEGSAVQCSNSHSVPYLKDWHFVKEYPEYVAYKTPMFFCDDWLNLYLDNYRMHTDSDTYQENNEICCSDYRFVYMGVKGSWTPLHANVFRSYSWSANVCGKKRWLFLDPSQHHLVFDRNMKNCVYNIFDEVSDSKFPGFKKAIWLERMQEAGEIIFVPSGWYHQVHNLEDTISINHNWFNANNLSWVWNLLLRDYNEANEYIEDIKDVCEDFEGLCQRNLAANTGMNFYDFFTFISRFTLANIVLLCYINGRHGNITQISSTIAQHLLMNLGSIRKVASEMKDRHALKGNQDRAVDIIETLEDPSFCKLCMDIGRTYAMIHEESHLSFDFERASAGEIVDLTVLKAYTSSQFYTPEDLVEFIDNAVAEHGDCYINSSAI, from the exons ATGCTGGTTTCGGAGTTTATAGGACGTTGCCTTCAAGATGTTGAAGGTTCTGCAGTCCAATGTAGCAATAGTCACTCTGTACCGTATTTGAAGGATTGGCATTTTGTAAAG GAGTATCCAGAATATGTAGCTTATAAAACTCCAATGTTCTTTTGTGATGATTGGCTTAACCTGTATCTTGACAACTACAGAATGCATACTGATTCTGACACATACCAAGAAAATAACGAAATATGTTGCTCTGACTATCGTTTCGTATACATGGGAGTTAAAG GATCTTGGACTCCTCTTCATGCCAATGTTTTCCGGTCATATAGCTGGTCGGCAAATGTTTGCGGAAAAAAGAGATGGCTATTTCTAGATCCTTCCCAACATCATCTTGTATTTGACAG GAATATGAAAAATTGTGTATATAATATCTTTGATGAAGTATCTGACTCAAAATTTCCTGGTTTCAAAAAG GCTATCTGGTTAGAACGCATGCAAGAAGCAGGTGAAATTATATTTGTTCCCAGTGGATGGTACCATCAAGTTCATAATTTG GAGGATACAATATCTATAAACCACAACTGGTTCAATGCGAATAACCTTTCATGGGTG TGGAATTTACTTTTGAGGGACTACAATGAGGCCAACGAATACATAGAAGACATCAAGGATGTATGTGAGGATTTCGAAGGTCTTTGCCAGCGCAATCTTGCTGCTAACACGG GGATGAACTTTTATGACTTCTTTACTTTCATATCACGCTTCACCTTGGCCAACATTGTCTTGCTTTGTTATATAAATGGAAGACATGGAAATATCACTCAAATCTCATCAACAATAGCTCAGCATTTATTGATGAATCTTGGATCCATAAGGAAGGTTGCATCGGAGATGAAAGACAGGCATGCTCTAAAAGGAAATCAGGATCGCGCTGTGGACATTATAGAAACACTTGAAGATCCTAGCTTTTGCAAATTGTGCATGGATATAGGAAGAACATATGCAATGATACATGAAGAGTCTCATTTGTCCTTTGATTTCGAGAGAGCTTCAGCTGGTGAAATAGTGGATCTCACTGTTTTGAAAGCATACACTTCATCTCAGTTCTACACACCTGAAGATCTTGTTGAATTTATAGACAATGCTGTTGCAGAACATGGTGACTGTTACATCAACTCATCTGCAATATGA
- the LOC112736283 gene encoding protein neprosin isoform X1 — MKKVYSHCNNHHHHKQFNTRTRTRQHNHHSHSHSQYQNIRLQNLLLLHSLLLIIVTPALCNVHQPLLNLKSNNQTLRSNLELLKLRRIRAHLAKINKPALKTIQSPDGDLIDCVLSHQQPAFDHPNLRGQRPLDPPERPKRYKNKNNEKIEMKSFQVWSDSGEECPNGTIPIRRTKEEDVLRASSIRRFGRKPSHVRRDSTHNGHEHAVVFVNGDQYYGAKANINVWTPRVTDQYEFSLSQIWVIAGSFGFDLNTIEAGWQVSPELYGDSNPRFFTYWTDPRHGHWWLEFGSGLLVGYWPATMFSHLRSHASMVQFGGEIVNSRSRGYHTGTQMGSGHFAGEGFRKAAYFRNLQIVDWDNNLLPLSNIHQLADHSNCYDIRQGSNNVWGHYFYYGGPGRNVRCP, encoded by the exons ATGAAGAAGGTATATTCACATtgcaataatcatcatcatcataaacaATTCaacacaagaacaagaacaagacaACACAATCATCATTCTCATTCTCATTCTCAATACCAAAACATTAGACTACAAAATCTACTACTTCTACATTCTTTGCTTCTTATCATTGTTACTCCAGCATTGTGCAATGTTCACCAACCATTGTTGAACTTGAAGTCTAATAACCAAACTCTAAGATCAAATCTTGAGTTACTCAAGCTGAGAAGGATTAGAGCACACTTGGCCAAGATCAATAAACCTGCTCTCAAAACAATTCAG AGTCCAGATGGTgatttgattgattgtgttttgtCTCATCAACAACCAGCTTTTGACCATCCTAACCTTAGAGGTCAGAGACCATTG GATCCGCCGGAGAGGCCAAAGAGatacaagaacaagaacaatgaGAAAATAGAAATGAAAAGCTTTCAAGTATGGAGTGATTCTGGTGAAGAATGTCCTAATGGAACTATTCCAATTAGAAGAACAAAAGAGGAAGATGTTCTAAGAGCAAGTTCCATTAGAAGATTTGGAAGAAAACCAAGTCATGTAAGGAGAGACTCAACCCATAACGGCCATGAG catgcagttgtttttgtgaatgGAGATCAATATTATGGAGCAAAAGCAAACATAAATGTATGGACACCAAGAGTTACAGATCAATATGAATTCAGTTTGTCACAGATTTGGGTTATTGCTGGCtcctttggttttgatcttaatACTATAGAAGCTGGTTGGCAG GTAAGTCCAGAATTATATGGAGACAGCAATCCTAGGTTCTTCACTTACTGGACA GACCCAAGACATGGACACTGGTGGCTGGAATTTGGTTCAGGATTATTAGTTGGTTACTGGCCAGCAACCATGTTTAGCCACTTAAGAAGCCATGCAAGCATGGTTCAATTTGGTGGAGAAATTGTGAACTCTCGTTCAAGGGGTTACCACACTGGAACTCAGATGGGGAGTGGCCACTTTGCTGGTGAAGGTTTTAGAAAAGCAGCATATTTTAGGAACTTGCAAATTGTTGATTGGGATAACAACTTGCTACCTCTCTCAAACATTCACCAATTAGCAGATCATTCTAATTGCTATGAcattaggcaaggaagcaacaatgTTTGGGGACATTACTTTTACTATGGAGGTCCCGGACGAAATGTCCGATGTCCTTGA
- the LOC112736283 gene encoding protein neprosin isoform X2 produces MKKVYSHCNNHHHHKQFNTRTRTRQHNHHSHSHSQYQNIRLQNLLLLHSLLLIIVTPALCNVHQPLLNLKSNNQTLRSNLELLKLRRIRAHLAKINKPALKTIQSPDGDLIDCVLSHQQPAFDHPNLRGQRPLDPPERPKRYKNKNNEKIEMKSFQVWSDSGEECPNGTIPIRRTKEEDVLRASSIRRFGRKPSHVRRDSTHNGHEHAVVFVNGDQYYGAKANINVWTPRVTDQYEFSLSQIWVIAGSFGFDLNTIEAGWQVSPELYGDSNPRFFTYWTTDGLE; encoded by the exons ATGAAGAAGGTATATTCACATtgcaataatcatcatcatcataaacaATTCaacacaagaacaagaacaagacaACACAATCATCATTCTCATTCTCATTCTCAATACCAAAACATTAGACTACAAAATCTACTACTTCTACATTCTTTGCTTCTTATCATTGTTACTCCAGCATTGTGCAATGTTCACCAACCATTGTTGAACTTGAAGTCTAATAACCAAACTCTAAGATCAAATCTTGAGTTACTCAAGCTGAGAAGGATTAGAGCACACTTGGCCAAGATCAATAAACCTGCTCTCAAAACAATTCAG AGTCCAGATGGTgatttgattgattgtgttttgtCTCATCAACAACCAGCTTTTGACCATCCTAACCTTAGAGGTCAGAGACCATTG GATCCGCCGGAGAGGCCAAAGAGatacaagaacaagaacaatgaGAAAATAGAAATGAAAAGCTTTCAAGTATGGAGTGATTCTGGTGAAGAATGTCCTAATGGAACTATTCCAATTAGAAGAACAAAAGAGGAAGATGTTCTAAGAGCAAGTTCCATTAGAAGATTTGGAAGAAAACCAAGTCATGTAAGGAGAGACTCAACCCATAACGGCCATGAG catgcagttgtttttgtgaatgGAGATCAATATTATGGAGCAAAAGCAAACATAAATGTATGGACACCAAGAGTTACAGATCAATATGAATTCAGTTTGTCACAGATTTGGGTTATTGCTGGCtcctttggttttgatcttaatACTATAGAAGCTGGTTGGCAG GTAAGTCCAGAATTATATGGAGACAGCAATCCTAGGTTCTTCACTTACTGGACA ACAGATGGTTTGGAATAG